In Gossypium arboreum isolate Shixiya-1 unplaced genomic scaffold, ASM2569848v2 Contig00207, whole genome shotgun sequence, a genomic segment contains:
- the LOC128288345 gene encoding uncharacterized protein LOC128288345 has protein sequence MASLNCLARAHIIGPWGSTVESLLELGALWDLIVSVASSVMVEKLGLKTTKHPNPYKLQWLNDSGEIKVTKQVLVSFAIGKYKDEVLYDVVLMVASHLLLGHPWQFDKKTTMMDLLNDILLCMQKADHLSTFDPESSARRPSKVEKEYRGSLSKKKMNVYASKKEIRNVFPLKEYMLILLFKDHYLLSEIPSDLPASISSLLQEFEDVFPDETPKGLSLLRGIEHQIDFIPVAMILNRPTYRSNPEEMKELQRQISELLDKGYI, from the coding sequence ATGGCCTCtttgaattgcttagctcgagctcACATAATTGGTCCTTGGGGTAGCACCGTTGAATCCTTGTTGGAACTTGGTGCACTCTGGGACTTGATCGTATCAGTTGCTAGTTCTGTGATGGTTGAAAAGTTAGGTTTGAAGACGACAAAACATCCCAATCCTTACAAATTACAGTGGCTGAATGACAGTGGAGAAATTAAAGTGACTAAGCAAGTTTTAGTGTCGTTTGCCATTGGAAAATACAAGGATGAAGTACTCTACGATGTTGTTTTGATGGTTGCAAGCCATTTGCTATTGGGTCATCCATGGCAATTTGACAAGAAGACGACGATGATGGATTTACTTAACGATATTCTTTTATGCATGCAGAAAGCAGATCACCTTAGCACCTTTGACCCCGAGTCAAGTGCAAGAAGACCAAGTAAAGTTGAGAAAGAATATCGAGGAAGTTTGTCGAAAAAGAAGATGAATGTGTATGCAAGCAAGAAGGAAATCAGAAATGTCTTTCCTCTCAAAGAATATATGCTTATTTTGTTGTTTAAAGATCATTATTTATTGTCTGAGATTCCTAGTGATTTGCCTGCTTCTATTTCATCTCTTTTGCAGGAATTTGAAGATGTGTTTCCAGATGAAACACCTAAAGGCTTATCCCTTCTTCGTGGCATTGAGCACCAGATTGACTTTATTCCAGTTGCCATGATTCTGAATAGACCAACATATAGAAGTAACCCCGAAGAGATGAAGGAACTTCAACGACAAATTTCTGAGTTGTTGGACAAGGGTTACATTTGA